From one Mesomycoplasma ovipneumoniae genomic stretch:
- a CDS encoding NADH-dependent flavin oxidoreductase, protein MKNKLFKPYQIGNFTLKNRFVFSPINLNLSEKGQVCQADLDFFSARAHSAPMTITGGVYVCKSGSLFKYGHSIENDSDIEGLAKLAKAIKSKGSIAILQLIHAGSHSVSKIEKDGFCYGPSAEKRNYPVKYKVFRLTQKQIQKIVSQYADACLRAIKAGFDGVEISSAQKLLPQEFFSHYTNKRNDKYGCQNIENRSRFLVQILEKVQKTILKSKNPNFLLGYRATPEERRGDNLGYTVENFLDFLDLIEKRGIKISYLAIAGWGFDVFRDKVRSKSNNFNRLISDVVYEKLQGKIPVIASGSINSLEKSVEAIQFSDFVGISSAFVPDPDFVEKIEKNQPIKLSLEPEEFEKLKISKNAFKEIGHYFEYGKSLPENARKTILNNSKKAE, encoded by the coding sequence AAATTGGTAATTTCACATTAAAAAACCGATTTGTTTTTAGCCCAATTAATCTTAATCTTTCTGAAAAGGGTCAAGTTTGCCAAGCAGATTTAGATTTTTTTAGCGCTAGAGCCCATAGTGCGCCAATGACAATTACAGGCGGAGTTTATGTTTGTAAATCAGGTAGTTTGTTCAAATATGGTCATAGTATCGAAAATGACAGCGATATCGAAGGTCTAGCAAAACTTGCAAAAGCAATAAAATCAAAGGGAAGTATCGCAATTTTGCAATTAATTCACGCTGGTTCTCACTCTGTTTCAAAAATTGAAAAAGATGGTTTTTGCTATGGACCTAGTGCTGAAAAGCGAAATTATCCCGTAAAATACAAGGTTTTTCGCCTTACACAAAAGCAAATTCAAAAAATTGTTAGTCAATATGCAGATGCTTGTCTAAGGGCAATTAAGGCTGGTTTTGATGGGGTTGAAATTTCTTCAGCGCAAAAATTATTACCACAAGAATTTTTCTCACATTATACTAACAAGCGAAATGATAAATATGGCTGTCAAAATATTGAAAATAGATCTCGATTTTTGGTACAAATATTAGAAAAGGTACAAAAAACTATTTTAAAATCAAAAAATCCTAATTTTTTGTTAGGCTACCGGGCAACTCCTGAGGAGCGAAGAGGCGATAATTTAGGTTACACAGTCGAAAATTTCCTAGATTTCTTAGATCTAATTGAAAAAAGAGGGATAAAAATTTCTTACCTTGCAATTGCCGGTTGGGGTTTTGACGTTTTTCGTGACAAAGTTCGGTCAAAATCAAATAATTTTAACCGATTAATTTCCGATGTAGTTTATGAAAAATTACAAGGGAAAATCCCTGTTATTGCTAGCGGTTCAATAAATTCCTTAGAAAAATCAGTCGAAGCTATTCAATTTTCTGATTTTGTCGGAATTTCTTCAGCATTTGTGCCTGATCCTGATTTTGTTGAAAAAATTGAGAAAAATCAGCCAATAAAATTAAGTCTCGAACCGGAAGAATTTGAAAAATTAAAAATAAGTAAAAATGCCTTTAAAGAAATTGGCCATTATTTTGAATATGGCAAATCTTTACCTGAAAATGCTCGAAAAACTATTTTAAATAATTCAAAAAAAGCGGAATAA